In one Sphingobium sp. MI1205 genomic region, the following are encoded:
- a CDS encoding DNA topoisomerase IB, which yields MPQSRLVHANDSLPGISRRALKRGWAYFLPDGTRITDRAEIDRLNAVGMPPAYRDCWFCLKPHGHIQATGYDDRGRKQYRYHPEFRAAREAEKYSGCALFGRALPRLRAQIEADLSIRGLRKERTIAAVVRLLDLAKVRVGNEQYAAANKSFGATTLRRRHVDLTGQKLRLRYRAKSGREHDLTISDRRLLRFVRAMQDLPGQHLFQYLDEDGVARPISSGDVNAYIAQAMRHDFTAKHFRTWGASTIAFETLASGPVSLAQMVAPVADALGNTPAISRKSYIHPALIDLCKSGQDEWRAGLRLPRSTRYLTRHERGLIAFLQEQGASTALPLAA from the coding sequence ATGCCCCAAAGCCGCCTCGTCCACGCCAATGACAGCCTGCCGGGAATTTCACGCCGCGCGCTGAAAAGAGGTTGGGCCTATTTCCTGCCTGACGGCACGCGCATCACCGACCGGGCCGAAATCGACCGGCTGAACGCCGTTGGCATGCCGCCCGCCTATCGCGATTGCTGGTTTTGCCTCAAGCCGCACGGCCATATCCAGGCCACCGGCTATGACGATCGCGGGCGGAAACAATATCGCTACCATCCCGAGTTTCGCGCCGCGCGCGAGGCCGAGAAATATAGTGGCTGCGCGCTCTTCGGCCGCGCCCTGCCACGCCTGCGCGCCCAAATCGAAGCGGACCTGTCGATTCGCGGCCTGCGGAAGGAACGCACGATCGCAGCGGTCGTCCGCCTGCTTGACCTCGCCAAGGTCCGCGTCGGCAACGAACAATATGCCGCCGCCAACAAGAGCTTCGGCGCGACCACGCTGCGCCGCCGCCATGTCGATCTGACGGGCCAGAAGCTGCGGCTGCGCTATCGCGCAAAGTCAGGGCGAGAGCATGACCTGACGATCAGCGATCGCCGCCTGCTGCGTTTCGTGCGCGCGATGCAGGATCTGCCGGGCCAGCATCTGTTTCAATATTTGGATGAGGATGGCGTTGCCCGCCCGATCAGTTCGGGGGACGTCAACGCCTATATCGCGCAGGCCATGCGCCACGACTTCACCGCCAAGCATTTCCGCACCTGGGGCGCTTCCACCATCGCCTTCGAAACGCTGGCGTCGGGGCCGGTGTCGCTGGCGCAGATGGTCGCGCCCGTCGCCGATGCGCTGGGCAACACGCCCGCTATCAGTCGCAAGAGCTACATCCACCCCGCCCTTATCGACTTGTGCAAGTCCGGACAGGATGAATGGCGCGCGGGGCTTCGCTTGCCGCGCAGTACGCGCTATCTGACCCGTCACGAACGCGGACTGATCGCCTTTCTGCAAGAGCAGGGCGCGAGTACCGCACTACCCTTGGCGGCCTGA
- a CDS encoding putative O-glycosylation ligase, exosortase A system-associated gives MRDLFFIAFLGAFFLLGLRRPFLLIAVYAYIDIVSPQRLSYFLLNSIPISAIAFALAVGAWLMVDKKADCRFSMRQLLLLVLLAWCGYTTATADFPINAQTKWEWVWKAMIFAIFLPLTLRTKLRLEALALFMVLCASTIIINGGIKTALSGGGYGVLNLMVDNNSGLYEGSIISCVAISLIPLILWLAKHGTIFPPDWRVRGFAYALCLACLLMPIGTEARTGLVCIAVLAGLMLMRAKRRFVYGPLMAIAALAAIPFLPASFTQRMSTIENHQGDESASTRLAVWKWTLGYVKEHPGGGGFDNYLQNSFTYHTQERVIDSGGSRVERRLVTDKGRAYHSAYFEMLGEQGYFGFAVWLLIHLICFIRTESIRRLYRNRDGPGDAWIAPFALALQQGHIIYMVGSLFVGIAYQPFIFMMLSLQIGLDTYLTRKRGAAARDRRVSLQPLRPIRGGM, from the coding sequence ATGCGTGACCTGTTCTTTATCGCCTTTCTCGGCGCCTTCTTTCTGTTGGGCCTCAGGCGGCCTTTCCTGCTGATCGCCGTCTATGCCTATATCGATATCGTCTCGCCCCAGCGGCTTTCCTATTTCCTGCTGAACAGCATTCCCATTTCCGCGATCGCCTTCGCTCTGGCGGTGGGCGCGTGGTTGATGGTGGACAAGAAGGCGGACTGCCGCTTTTCGATGCGACAGCTGCTGCTGCTCGTCCTGCTGGCCTGGTGCGGCTACACGACGGCGACCGCCGATTTCCCGATCAATGCCCAGACGAAATGGGAATGGGTGTGGAAGGCGATGATCTTCGCGATCTTCCTGCCGCTCACCCTGCGCACAAAGCTGCGGCTGGAGGCATTGGCACTGTTCATGGTGCTGTGCGCCAGCACGATCATCATCAATGGCGGGATCAAGACAGCGCTGTCAGGCGGCGGCTACGGCGTGCTGAACCTGATGGTCGATAATAATAGCGGGCTTTACGAAGGTAGCATCATCAGCTGCGTCGCCATTTCACTGATCCCGCTGATCCTATGGCTGGCGAAGCATGGGACCATATTCCCGCCCGACTGGCGCGTGCGCGGATTTGCCTATGCGCTCTGCCTTGCATGCCTGCTGATGCCAATCGGCACGGAAGCGCGTACCGGTCTGGTCTGCATCGCGGTGCTGGCGGGCCTCATGCTGATGCGGGCAAAGCGGCGCTTCGTCTATGGCCCGCTGATGGCGATCGCCGCGCTTGCCGCCATCCCCTTCCTGCCCGCCAGCTTCACCCAGCGCATGTCGACGATCGAGAATCATCAGGGTGATGAAAGCGCTTCCACGCGCCTCGCCGTGTGGAAATGGACCCTGGGCTATGTGAAGGAGCATCCCGGAGGCGGCGGCTTCGACAACTATCTGCAGAACAGCTTCACCTATCATACGCAGGAGCGCGTGATCGACAGCGGTGGATCACGCGTCGAACGGCGGCTCGTCACCGACAAGGGCCGCGCCTATCACAGTGCCTATTTCGAAATGCTCGGCGAACAGGGCTATTTCGGCTTTGCCGTCTGGCTGCTGATCCACCTCATCTGTTTCATCCGCACCGAATCGATCCGTCGTCTTTATCGTAATCGGGATGGCCCGGGCGACGCGTGGATCGCGCCCTTCGCACTCGCGCTGCAACAGGGGCACATTATCTACATGGTCGGTTCGCTGTTCGTTGGCATCGCTTACCAGCCTTTCATATTCATGATGCTATCGCTGCAGATCGGTCTCGACACCTACCTCACGCGTAAGCGCGGGGCGGCAGCGCGGGACCGGCGCGTGTCATTACAACCATTGCGGCCGATCAGGGGGGGAATGTGA
- a CDS encoding TIGR04063 family PEP-CTERM/XrtA system glycosyltransferase, with protein sequence MTRILHVLDHSLPMHSGYTFRTRAILRAQMARGWDVRGITGHRHGAAGHAEEIVDGLHFHRTPGQAATGNPLLREWRDISAHADAIDALIGRWRPDIIHAHSPVLNAMAAQRAAKRHDIPMVYEIRAFWEDAAVGNGTGTEGSPRYWLTRQLETHAVRAADAVAVICDGLRADLVARGIDADKIIVSPNGVDMEQFGTPVARDPALTAKLGLQGADVVGFIGSFYDYEGLDDLIAAMPRLVRARPKVKLLLVGGGPCEQALRDQATASPFADHILFVGRVPHDRVEDYYAQVDILAYPRKAMRLTDLVTPLKPLEAMAQGRLVAASSVGGHRELIEDGVTGTLFAPGEPAAIAAALAGMFADRDFWDSRRAAARAFVERERNWSSNILRYEPVYEQLLQRLQRVSAAA encoded by the coding sequence ATGACTCGGATACTCCATGTGCTCGATCACAGCCTGCCCATGCACAGCGGCTACACCTTCCGCACTCGCGCGATCCTGCGAGCGCAGATGGCGAGAGGCTGGGACGTGCGAGGCATCACGGGCCATCGCCATGGCGCGGCGGGGCATGCGGAAGAGATTGTCGATGGCCTGCATTTCCACAGGACGCCGGGGCAGGCGGCAACGGGCAATCCGCTGCTGCGCGAATGGCGCGACATTTCGGCCCATGCCGATGCGATCGACGCGCTCATTGGGCGCTGGCGGCCGGACATTATTCATGCCCATTCGCCGGTGCTGAACGCCATGGCCGCGCAGCGCGCCGCCAAGCGGCACGACATTCCCATGGTCTATGAAATCCGCGCCTTTTGGGAAGATGCGGCGGTAGGCAACGGCACCGGTACTGAAGGAAGTCCCCGCTACTGGCTGACCAGACAGCTCGAAACCCATGCCGTACGCGCAGCCGATGCGGTTGCGGTGATCTGCGACGGGCTGCGAGCCGATTTGGTGGCGCGGGGCATCGATGCTGACAAGATCATTGTTTCGCCCAACGGGGTGGACATGGAGCAGTTTGGAACCCCGGTGGCCCGCGATCCGGCGCTTACCGCCAAGCTCGGTCTGCAAGGGGCAGACGTCGTCGGCTTCATCGGCAGTTTCTACGATTATGAAGGTCTGGACGACCTGATCGCAGCCATGCCACGGCTGGTGCGCGCGCGGCCGAAGGTCAAGCTGCTGCTGGTCGGCGGCGGTCCTTGCGAACAGGCGTTGCGGGATCAGGCGACGGCATCGCCCTTCGCCGACCATATCCTGTTCGTGGGCCGCGTGCCGCATGACCGGGTCGAGGACTATTATGCCCAGGTCGATATCCTCGCTTATCCGCGCAAGGCGATGCGGCTCACCGATCTGGTGACGCCGCTCAAGCCGCTGGAGGCGATGGCGCAGGGACGGCTCGTCGCTGCGTCGAGCGTCGGGGGTCATCGCGAACTGATCGAGGACGGGGTGACGGGCACCTTGTTCGCACCGGGCGAGCCAGCGGCGATTGCGGCGGCGTTGGCGGGCATGTTTGCCGATCGCGACTTCTGGGACAGTCGACGGGCTGCCGCGCGGGCATTTGTTGAGCGTGAGCGTAACTGGTCATCAAATATTCTGCGTTATGAGCCGGTTTATGAGCAGCTTTTGCAGCGACTGCAGCGCGTCAGCGCCGCCGCCTGA
- a CDS encoding S24 family peptidase, giving the protein MLSDGEDPRIVLERLIAERGENYADLSRLLKRNPAYIQQFIKRGSPRKLDEEDRRVLARYFGVAEELLGGPGARVAIERKSRPLPAVVPVPRLALGASAGSGSLDEDERAAGVLAFDANWLRHLGVRPQRVSIIRVDGESMAPTLNDGDEIMVDHDDDATRLRDGVYVLRLDGVLMVKRIATGPRRGVFSILSDNAHYPAWMDIDPSLVAIVGRVVWTGRRLV; this is encoded by the coding sequence ATGCTGAGTGATGGAGAAGATCCCCGCATCGTTCTGGAACGGCTGATTGCCGAGAGGGGGGAGAATTACGCCGATCTGTCCCGTCTGCTGAAACGTAACCCCGCCTATATCCAGCAGTTCATCAAGCGTGGTTCACCCCGCAAACTGGATGAAGAGGACAGGCGCGTGCTTGCCCGCTATTTCGGCGTGGCGGAGGAACTACTGGGCGGACCCGGTGCGCGTGTGGCCATCGAACGGAAGTCGCGTCCGCTGCCAGCTGTTGTCCCTGTGCCGAGGCTTGCGCTTGGCGCTTCGGCAGGATCAGGTTCGCTTGATGAGGACGAGCGAGCAGCAGGGGTGCTGGCGTTCGACGCCAATTGGCTGCGGCATCTGGGCGTGCGACCGCAACGCGTTTCCATCATCCGCGTTGACGGCGAATCGATGGCGCCGACGCTGAATGACGGCGATGAGATCATGGTCGATCATGATGATGATGCGACACGGCTGCGTGACGGAGTCTACGTCCTGCGGCTCGATGGCGTGCTGATGGTGAAGCGGATCGCAACGGGGCCAAGGCGCGGCGTCTTCAGCATACTCAGCGATAACGCCCATTATCCCGCCTGGATGGACATTGATCCGTCACTGGTTGCCATCGTCGGGCGAGTGGTTTGGACCGGTCGTCGGCTTGTCTAG
- a CDS encoding XdhC family protein: MNDNDAVIRKAVEWRGTPMALATVVSTWGSAPRPRGSHMIVHHDGRFEGSISGGCVETDVLQRAEEVIAGRSAHVERYGVANDDAWAVGLPCGGEISVLVQPVGEGGFPPHLFDRIAQARAEGRTLVLSTDLATGLTYEGATEGQFQNRYDASRRLLIVGAVQIAQALSALALAIGVTPVVIDPRGRFLTEERFPGVELDDRWPDEAIAARRPGEATAIVTLSHDIKIDDPALAAALRAPTGYVAALGSRKSHAARLERLSAIGFSAEELARIDGPAGLNIGAVGAAEIALSIAAGMIAGFNARS; this comes from the coding sequence TTGAACGACAATGACGCGGTGATCCGCAAGGCAGTCGAGTGGCGTGGCACGCCGATGGCTTTGGCGACGGTGGTATCGACATGGGGGTCGGCCCCCCGGCCACGCGGCAGCCACATGATCGTGCATCACGATGGCCGTTTCGAAGGCAGCATCTCGGGCGGATGCGTGGAGACCGATGTGCTGCAGCGGGCGGAGGAGGTAATCGCGGGACGATCAGCGCATGTCGAACGTTATGGCGTCGCCAATGACGATGCCTGGGCAGTGGGCTTGCCCTGCGGCGGCGAGATCAGCGTTCTGGTGCAGCCAGTGGGCGAGGGCGGCTTTCCACCGCACCTCTTCGACCGAATTGCGCAGGCGCGGGCGGAAGGGCGCACGCTTGTTCTTTCCACCGATCTCGCCACCGGGCTGACATATGAGGGCGCGACCGAGGGGCAATTCCAGAACCGTTATGATGCGTCGCGCAGGCTGCTGATTGTCGGAGCGGTCCAGATTGCGCAGGCGTTGAGCGCGCTGGCGCTGGCGATCGGCGTGACGCCGGTGGTGATCGATCCGCGCGGGCGGTTCCTGACCGAAGAGCGCTTTCCCGGCGTTGAACTGGACGACCGCTGGCCAGACGAGGCGATCGCCGCGCGCAGGCCTGGCGAGGCAACGGCGATCGTGACGCTTAGCCATGACATCAAGATCGACGATCCCGCGCTTGCCGCCGCGCTACGGGCGCCCACCGGCTATGTTGCCGCGCTGGGATCGCGCAAAAGCCATGCCGCGCGGCTGGAGCGGCTGTCCGCTATCGGCTTTTCGGCGGAGGAGCTCGCGCGAATCGATGGTCCCGCTGGCCTGAACATCGGCGCAGTGGGCGCTGCGGAGATCGCTCTGTCCATCGCGGCTGGAATGATCGCAGGCTTTAACGCCCGCTCTTGA
- a CDS encoding YbdD/YjiX family protein — translation MKRLLDKLRQTARMMVGVPDYENYARHMRAHHPEQPVMTPAQFFRERQEARYGGKNGGKCC, via the coding sequence ATGAAAAGGCTGCTGGACAAGCTCAGGCAAACCGCACGGATGATGGTGGGTGTGCCGGATTATGAAAATTATGCGCGGCATATGCGCGCGCACCATCCCGAACAGCCAGTTATGACGCCCGCCCAATTCTTCCGCGAGCGGCAGGAGGCGCGCTACGGCGGCAAGAATGGTGGAAAATGTTGCTGA
- a CDS encoding carbon starvation CstA family protein, with translation MTRHIPWILIAIVGATSLSVVAVSRGEAVNALWIVVAAVSSFLVAYRYYALYIGRAVMRLDPSRPTPAIRRADGLDYVATDRVVLFGHHFAAIAGAGPLVGPVLAAQMGYLPGTIWIIAGVVLAGAVQDFMILLISMRRDGKSLGELIRMEMGQVAGTIALFGAFMIMVIILAVLALIVVKALAESPWGMFTVAATVPLAMFMGAYTRWIRPGRIGEVSLLGLVGLLAAIVYGQSVALSPVWGPVFTFTPLQLCWILVGYGAVASVLPVWLLLAPRDYLSTFLKIGAIAALAIGIVIMAPPLKMHAVTQFVNGNGPVWSGGLFPFLFITIACGAVSGFHALIASGTTPKLIASEVDAPIIGYGAMLMEAFVAIMALVGASILDPGVYFTMNSPAAVIGTDASSAAAAVTAMGFPITPDLITQTAKDVGEHTIISRAGGAPTLAVAMAEIFSHVIGGPAMKAFWYHFAILFEALFILTAVDAGTRAGRFMLQDLIALAVPGFKETKSIGPSLIATGLTVAAWGFFLYQGVTDPLGGVNTLWPVFGISNQMLAAIALMLATAVLFRMKQDRYAWVTMIPTVWLLVCTLSAGLLKLFSSDVKVGFLAHAAKFSEAAGAGTVLAPARSMAEMQQIVFNDRVDAGLVAIFLAVVLSLLFFTIRTCIAARRTNGPTAREIPGPLVAAE, from the coding sequence ATGACCCGGCACATTCCATGGATATTGATCGCCATCGTCGGCGCGACGTCGCTGTCGGTCGTCGCTGTGTCGCGCGGCGAAGCGGTGAACGCACTATGGATCGTTGTTGCCGCAGTCAGCAGTTTCCTGGTCGCCTATCGCTACTATGCGCTCTACATCGGCCGCGCCGTGATGCGGTTGGATCCATCCCGGCCCACGCCTGCGATCCGGCGGGCGGATGGCCTGGATTATGTGGCGACGGATCGGGTGGTGCTGTTCGGCCATCATTTCGCCGCCATTGCGGGCGCGGGGCCGCTGGTCGGTCCGGTGCTCGCCGCCCAGATGGGCTATCTGCCCGGCACGATCTGGATCATCGCCGGCGTCGTGCTGGCAGGCGCGGTGCAGGACTTCATGATCCTGTTAATCTCGATGCGGCGCGACGGCAAGTCGCTGGGTGAACTGATCCGCATGGAGATGGGTCAGGTGGCAGGGACCATCGCGCTCTTCGGCGCCTTCATGATCATGGTCATCATCCTTGCGGTGCTAGCGCTGATCGTCGTGAAGGCTCTTGCCGAAAGCCCGTGGGGCATGTTCACCGTGGCGGCGACCGTGCCGCTCGCCATGTTCATGGGCGCCTATACCCGCTGGATCAGGCCGGGACGGATCGGGGAGGTATCCCTGCTTGGGCTTGTCGGCCTGCTCGCAGCGATTGTTTATGGTCAGAGCGTGGCGCTTTCGCCGGTCTGGGGGCCTGTATTCACCTTCACGCCGCTACAACTGTGCTGGATACTCGTCGGCTATGGCGCGGTCGCCTCGGTGCTGCCGGTATGGCTGCTGCTCGCGCCGCGCGACTATCTGTCCACCTTCCTCAAGATCGGCGCGATCGCGGCACTGGCCATCGGCATAGTCATCATGGCTCCGCCGTTGAAAATGCATGCGGTAACGCAATTCGTGAACGGCAATGGGCCGGTCTGGTCAGGCGGCCTCTTCCCCTTCCTGTTCATTACCATCGCCTGCGGTGCGGTATCCGGCTTCCACGCCCTGATCGCCAGCGGCACCACGCCCAAGCTGATCGCGAGCGAAGTCGACGCCCCGATCATCGGCTATGGCGCGATGCTGATGGAGGCGTTCGTGGCCATCATGGCGCTGGTGGGAGCGTCGATCCTGGACCCCGGCGTCTATTTCACGATGAACAGCCCGGCGGCGGTTATCGGCACTGACGCGTCCAGCGCGGCGGCGGCGGTGACCGCGATGGGCTTTCCAATCACGCCCGACCTGATCACCCAGACCGCCAAGGATGTTGGCGAGCATACGATCATCTCGCGGGCGGGCGGCGCGCCGACTCTGGCTGTCGCCATGGCCGAAATCTTTTCCCATGTCATCGGCGGCCCGGCGATGAAGGCTTTCTGGTATCATTTCGCGATCCTGTTCGAGGCACTGTTCATCCTGACCGCCGTGGATGCCGGGACGCGGGCGGGCCGCTTCATGCTGCAGGATCTGATCGCGCTGGCCGTCCCCGGTTTCAAGGAGACGAAGAGCATCGGTCCCAGCCTGATTGCGACTGGCCTGACCGTCGCAGCCTGGGGCTTCTTCCTCTACCAGGGCGTCACCGATCCGCTGGGCGGTGTGAACACGCTCTGGCCCGTGTTCGGCATTTCCAACCAGATGCTGGCGGCCATCGCGCTTATGCTGGCGACGGCGGTGCTCTTCCGGATGAAGCAGGACCGTTATGCGTGGGTGACGATGATCCCGACGGTATGGCTGCTGGTTTGCACCCTGTCGGCCGGGCTGCTGAAGCTGTTTTCCAGCGACGTGAAAGTCGGGTTCCTGGCGCATGCCGCGAAATTCAGCGAGGCGGCTGGCGCGGGGACGGTGCTTGCCCCCGCCAGGTCGATGGCGGAGATGCAGCAGATCGTCTTTAATGACCGGGTGGATGCGGGGCTTGTAGCGATCTTCCTAGCAGTCGTCCTCTCGCTGCTTTTCTTCACCATCCGCACATGTATCGCCGCACGGCGGACAAACGGGCCAACGGCGCGCGAAATCCCCGGACCGCTGGTGGCCGCAGAATGA
- a CDS encoding DoxX family protein: MTRPGGFLAITPHWVPWPEQVVAFTGVAEIAGAIGLHVPRLRQSAGIGLALYALCVWPANINHAINDIPLGGAHLGWWYHGPRLLLQPVIIWWALWAALVIDWPFRRRTIACDKGDCL; encoded by the coding sequence ATGACTCGCCCAGGTGGTTTCCTGGCCATCACGCCGCATTGGGTGCCCTGGCCGGAGCAGGTGGTTGCATTCACCGGGGTTGCAGAAATTGCGGGCGCGATCGGCCTGCATGTTCCCCGTCTCCGCCAATCGGCGGGCATCGGGCTCGCCCTCTATGCGCTGTGCGTGTGGCCCGCCAACATCAACCACGCGATCAACGATATTCCTCTGGGCGGCGCACATCTTGGTTGGTGGTATCATGGTCCGCGCCTGCTGTTGCAGCCCGTCATCATCTGGTGGGCATTGTGGGCTGCCCTCGTGATCGACTGGCCATTCAGGCGAAGGACAATTGCATGCGACAAGGGTGATTGTCTTTGA
- the yihA gene encoding ribosome biogenesis GTP-binding protein YihA/YsxC, which produces MTEQDNPDLIEEARKVFAGPITFLKSAPDLKFLPDMSVNEVAFAGRSNVGKSSLLNALTGRNGLARTSNTPGRTQELNFFDVGDPLRFRLVDMPGYGYAKAPKDMVRKWRFLVNDYLRGRPKLKRTLVLIDSRHGIKDVDKDIFDMLDAAAVSYRVVLTKADKVKASHLAEVIQATGDAIRKRPAAHPDIIPTSSEKGMGIPELRAAVLESVIQG; this is translated from the coding sequence TTGACCGAGCAAGACAATCCCGACCTGATCGAGGAAGCGCGCAAGGTCTTTGCCGGGCCGATCACCTTTCTTAAATCCGCGCCGGACCTCAAATTCCTGCCCGACATGTCGGTCAATGAAGTCGCCTTCGCAGGCCGTTCCAACGTGGGCAAGTCGTCGTTGCTCAATGCACTGACAGGTCGCAATGGCCTGGCCCGGACATCGAACACGCCAGGGCGGACGCAGGAACTGAACTTCTTCGATGTCGGAGATCCGCTGCGCTTTCGTTTGGTCGATATGCCCGGATATGGGTACGCCAAGGCGCCCAAGGATATGGTTCGCAAATGGCGCTTTCTGGTGAACGACTATCTGCGCGGTCGGCCGAAGCTGAAGCGCACCCTGGTGCTGATCGACAGCCGCCATGGCATAAAGGACGTTGACAAGGACATTTTCGACATGCTCGACGCTGCGGCGGTAAGCTATCGCGTCGTGCTGACCAAGGCGGATAAGGTGAAAGCCAGCCATCTGGCCGAAGTGATCCAGGCGACCGGTGACGCCATCCGCAAACGTCCTGCCGCTCATCCTGATATTATCCCGACGTCCAGCGAAAAGGGCATGGGCATCCCCGAACTGCGGGCGGCTGTGCTGGAGAGCGTCATCCAAGGGTGA
- the yidC gene encoding membrane protein insertase YidC: protein MDDKKNIVLAVLLTAAILFGWPYIAEHFFPAANPPATKIEGGKTTPVSQGISPVAGSPTAIRDRAQVLKESPRVPIRTPKLTGSINLKGARIDDIVLPTYGETIAKNSPSIRLYSPSGTQDAFFAGFGWQGEGVQVPDANTVWTAEGAELTPTSPLTLRWNNGAGQNFEIRFSVDQNYMITAQQKVSNSGTGAIAVKSYGYVSRSTLSKDPDTWTIHIGPMGVFNGAANYDVDYDDLNEGPSTQSFQSTGGWLGFTDKYWLSALVPDQKTAFEGQFRKGAGTQYQADYSVAPTVLAPGKALTQTARLFVGAKEVKTLEAYQDAGIPLFDRAIDWGWFYWFEKPIFALLHWLFEHIGNFGVAIICLTLVVRALMFPVAQRQFASMAAMRAVQPKMKALQEKHKDDKPKLQQEMMELYKREKVNPLAGCLPIFIQIPIFFALYKVLQLTIEMRHQPFVLWIKDLSAPDPLHILNLFGLLPFTPPSFLAIGVLALLLGISMWLQFKLNPAQMDPMQQQIFSIMPWMMMFIMAPFAAGLLVYWITNNCLSMLQQWWLYKRHPVLSAVEAK from the coding sequence GTGGACGACAAGAAGAATATTGTTCTGGCGGTGCTGCTGACCGCGGCGATCCTGTTTGGCTGGCCCTATATCGCCGAGCATTTCTTTCCCGCCGCCAATCCGCCCGCGACAAAGATCGAAGGGGGCAAGACCACACCCGTATCGCAGGGCATCAGCCCGGTCGCAGGCAGCCCCACCGCGATTCGCGATCGCGCGCAGGTACTAAAGGAAAGCCCGCGCGTACCGATCCGCACGCCCAAGCTGACCGGCTCGATCAACCTGAAGGGCGCGCGCATCGACGACATCGTGCTGCCGACCTATGGCGAAACCATCGCGAAAAATTCGCCGTCCATCCGCCTTTATAGCCCGTCAGGGACGCAGGATGCCTTCTTTGCGGGCTTCGGCTGGCAAGGCGAAGGCGTGCAGGTCCCCGATGCCAACACCGTCTGGACCGCGGAGGGGGCCGAGCTGACTCCTACCAGCCCCTTGACGCTACGCTGGAACAACGGCGCTGGACAGAATTTCGAAATTCGCTTCTCGGTCGATCAGAACTACATGATCACGGCCCAGCAGAAGGTGTCGAACAGCGGGACCGGCGCGATCGCCGTAAAGAGCTACGGCTATGTCAGCCGCTCCACGCTGTCCAAGGATCCTGATACGTGGACCATTCATATTGGCCCGATGGGCGTCTTCAACGGCGCCGCCAATTACGACGTGGACTATGACGACCTGAATGAAGGCCCTTCGACCCAAAGCTTCCAGTCAACCGGCGGCTGGCTTGGCTTCACCGACAAATATTGGCTTTCAGCCCTGGTGCCCGACCAGAAGACAGCCTTTGAAGGCCAGTTCCGCAAAGGCGCTGGCACGCAGTATCAGGCCGACTACAGTGTAGCGCCCACCGTGCTCGCACCGGGCAAAGCCCTCACGCAAACCGCGCGCCTGTTCGTCGGCGCGAAGGAAGTGAAGACGCTGGAAGCTTATCAGGATGCCGGCATCCCGCTGTTCGACCGGGCGATCGACTGGGGCTGGTTCTACTGGTTCGAAAAGCCGATCTTCGCGCTGCTTCATTGGTTGTTCGAACATATCGGCAATTTCGGCGTCGCCATCATCTGCCTGACCTTGGTTGTCCGAGCCCTCATGTTCCCCGTCGCCCAGCGCCAGTTCGCCAGCATGGCCGCCATGCGCGCAGTGCAGCCCAAGATGAAGGCGCTGCAAGAGAAGCATAAGGACGACAAGCCCAAACTGCAGCAGGAGATGATGGAGCTGTACAAGCGGGAAAAGGTAAACCCGCTCGCCGGCTGCCTCCCCATCTTCATCCAGATCCCCATTTTCTTCGCCCTGTACAAGGTGCTGCAGCTTACGATCGAAATGCGGCATCAGCCGTTCGTCCTGTGGATCAAGGATCTTTCGGCGCCCGATCCGCTGCACATCCTGAACCTGTTCGGCCTGCTGCCTTTCACGCCTCCTTCCTTCCTGGCGATCGGCGTACTGGCGCTGCTGCTGGGCATTTCCATGTGGCTGCAGTTCAAGCTGAACCCGGCGCAGATGGACCCGATGCAACAGCAGATCTTTTCGATCATGCCCTGGATGATGATGTTCATCATGGCGCCCTTTGCCGCGGGTCTGCTGGTTTACTGGATCACCAACAACTGCCTGTCGATGTTGCAGCAGTGGTGGCTGTACAAGCGCCACCCCGTGCTGAGCGCGGTGGAAGCGAAATAG
- the yidD gene encoding membrane protein insertion efficiency factor YidD: MIARLLILIARFWQVGPSRILPPSCRYAPSCSQYAIEAIRKYGAVKGSWLATKRLMRCHPWGGSGYDPVP, from the coding sequence GTGATCGCCCGGCTGCTCATCCTTATAGCGCGCTTCTGGCAAGTTGGCCCCTCGCGCATCCTGCCGCCCAGTTGCCGCTATGCGCCTTCCTGCTCCCAATATGCGATCGAGGCCATTCGTAAATATGGTGCGGTCAAGGGTAGCTGGCTCGCCACGAAGCGGCTAATGCGATGCCATCCTTGGGGCGGGTCGGGCTACGACCCCGTTCCCTGA